In Candidatus Stygibacter australis, the DNA window CAGCAGGAGAGGCAAGTTATCTCAGAGGTTTCACAATAATTCCGCTGACGATTTCTCCCTGTGAGTATGATCATCGCACTCAGAGTCTCACTATTTATGAGGAATTTGAAATCGAGATTGAGATCATTGGCAACACGAACTGGCATCAGTCATCACCCTTTGAAAAAGCCTGGCTGGATAAGGATTTCATAGCCAATTATCAGCAGGCACGCTACTGGCGACAGTCACCACCTGCTTCCAGAAGAGGAATTAACTGGGATAACTCACAATTCTGGTATCGATTAGATATATCCAGATCCGGCTCTTACTGCCTCAGTGTAGAAGATTTGAGTATTTTACCTGATTTTGCTGATTTCAACACCTTACGGCTATTCGGATTGACTCCTGAAGTGCAGGATGGCGAAACCAGTTATTTTCAGCAGGAAATACCTCTAAGTATTCAGGAAGATCGAGTCTGCTTTGATTATCCAGGATCAGGTACAGTACTCTGGCTGGCTCTTGCAGGTGATTTCCCTGAGGTACCTGCCCGGACTGAAATCGATAATTCCAGTTATAAAGAGATTGATAGTATCAGTGAAAAACCTCAGCCACAGCGCTCAAACCGTCCTGTGGAATGTCTAATGATCAGACCTCAGGATTACTTTGAAACCCAGGCAGATGAATTGATCGAAATGCATTTGCAATATTTCAATGTACAGACGGCTGTGGCGATCCAGGAAGATATTTTTGC includes these proteins:
- a CDS encoding C25 family peptidase propeptide domain-containing protein, whose protein sequence is MKHTIILIMLAAIFSLSASVVKTVDTPDRLTYHVTFPASIIENQNFTEIDADLDEWTITDIPGAPEMPYKTIRVAVPPAGRIQFNTRIIKSKTITLNYPLLPAPTIIPAGKTSDFLSSINESLYADYDSELAAAGEASYLRGFTIIPLTISPCEYDHRTQSLTIYEEFEIEIEIIGNTNWHQSSPFEKAWLDKDFIANYQQARYWRQSPPASRRGINWDNSQFWYRLDISRSGSYCLSVEDLSILPDFADFNTLRLFGLTPEVQDGETSYFQQEIPLSIQEDRVCFDYPGSGTVLWLALAGDFPEVPARTEIDNSSYKEIDSISEKPQPQRSNRPVECLMIRPQDYFETQADELIEMHLQYFNVQTAVAIQEDIFA